A region of Vitis riparia cultivar Riparia Gloire de Montpellier isolate 1030 chromosome 1, EGFV_Vit.rip_1.0, whole genome shotgun sequence DNA encodes the following proteins:
- the LOC117914363 gene encoding 65-kDa microtubule-associated protein 6-like isoform X1, giving the protein MLALGSPTSVRTSTTCGALLRELEQIWNDIGESEAEKDRMLLELERECLEVYRRKVSEAGNTKARLHQSVMAKEAELAALMAALGELGFHSQTHMEKRSTSLKEQLASVTPLVEDLRSKKEERLKQFADIRAQIEKISGEISGYNHHTNTMIGCLTLEEQDLSLRNLNECQTHLRTLQKEKSERLNKVLEYVNEVHTLCGVLGLDFGQTVSDVHPSLHGTILEQSTNISNSTLEGLEHAILKLKTERKARILKLKSIGASLLELWKLMDTPKEDKSDFLRITSFLGTSELEVTEPDVLSTEMIEQASAEVERLGKLKASRMKELVMKKRAELEEICRIAHIEPDTNTAAEKSNALIDSGLVDPSELLANIEAQITKVKEEALNRKEIMDRIDRWLSACEEENWLEDYNRDENRYSAGRGAHINLKRAERARVTISKIPAIVDNLISRTLAWEKEKRMSFLYDGVSLVRILEDYKEARRQKEEEKKRYRDQKKLQDLLLTEKEAMYGSKPSPKRTNSFRKPNGYRANGNGSMTPTPRRNSVGGATPELLTPRSYSGRQNGYFKEMRRLSTAPLNFVAISKEDTMSYASICGSELGSPPRR; this is encoded by the exons ATGCTGGCGCTCGGGAGTCCTACCAGTGTTCGTACGAGCACTACATGTGGTGCTTTGCTCAGAGAACTTGAG CAAATATGGAATGACATTGGGGAGAGCGAAGCAGAAAAAGACCGGATGTTGCTGGAGCTAGAGAGGGAGTGCTTAGAAGTCTATCGGAGAAAGGTGAGTGAGGCTGGCAATACCAAGGCACGACTTCATCAGTCTGTTATGGCAAAGGAAGCGGAGCTTGCAGCACTAATGGCTGCTCTTGGAGAACTTGGTTTTCATTCACAG ACTCATATGGAGAAAAGGTCAACTTCATTGAAAGAGCAACTTGCATCAGTCACACCACTGGTAGAAGATCTAAGATCGAAGAAAGAGGAACGGTTGAAGCAGTTTGCTGATATTAGGGCACAAATTGAAAAGATCAGCGGTGAGATTTCAGGATACAATCATCACACTAATACCATGATTGGTTGCTTGACTCTGGAGGAACAAGATTTGTCATTAAGAAATCTTAATGAATGTCAGACACATCTTCGGACTCTTCAAAAGGAGAAG TCTGAACGCCTTAATAAAGTTCTGGAATATGTGAATGAAGTGCATACTCTATGTGGTGTGCTTGGGCTAGATTTTGGCCAGACTGTGAGTGATGTGCATCCAAGCTTGCATGGAACAATCCTGGAGCAATCCACAAACATCAGCAATAGCACATTGGAAGGTCTAGAACATGCCATCCTTAAGttgaaaacagaaagaaaagcTCGAATTTTGAAG CTAAAAAGTATTGGAGCATCCCTATTGGAACTTTGGAAGTTGATGGACACACCGAAAGAAGATAAGAGTGATTTTCTAAGAATTACTTCTTTCCTTGGAACATCAGAATTAGAAGTTACAGAACCAGATGTCCTCTCGACGGAGATGATTGAGCAG GCCTCAGCAGAAGTGGAGAGGCTCGGTAAGCTAAAAGCTAGCAGAATGAAAGAACTTGTCATGAAAAAGAGGGCAGAATTGGAGGAGATATGCAGAATTGCTCATATTGAACCGGATACAAACACAGCTGCTGAGAAATCTAATGCATTGATTGATTCAG GTCTTGTGGATCCTTCTGAACTTCTAGCAAACATTGAAGCACAGATAACAAAAGTAAAAGAAGAAGCTTTGAATCGAAAAGAAATTATGGACAGGATAGACCGATGGCTTTCAGCATGTGAAGAGGAGAATTGGCTTGAAGATTATAATCGA GATGAGAATCGGTACAGCGCTGGTAGAGGTGCTCACATAAACCTTAAACGCGCAGAGCGAGCTCGAGTAACCATAAGCAAGATTCCAG CAATCGTTGACAATCTGATAAGCAGAACACTTGCCTGGGAAAAGGAGAAAAGGATGTCATTTCTTTATGATGGG GTTAGTTTGGTGAGAATACTGGAGGATTACAAAGAAGCCAGACGacagaaagaagaagagaagaaaagatacCGG GACCAGAAGAAGCTCCAAGATCTGCTCCTCACTGAGAAGGAAGCCATGTATGGGTCTAAACCTAGCCCGAAAAGAACCAATAGCTTTAGGAAGCCAAATGGTTATCGTGCAAATGGGAATGGATCCATGACACCTACACCTCGTCGGAACTCTGTTGGTGGTGCAACTCCTGAGCTCCTCACACCCCGTTCGTACTCTGGGCGCCAAAATGGATATTTCAAGGAAATGAGAAGGTTGTCTACTGCACCACTGAACTTTGTGGCCATATCAAAAGAAGATACAATGTCATATGCATCTATTTGTGGTTCTGAGCTAGGCTCACCTCCTCggagataa
- the LOC117914363 gene encoding 65-kDa microtubule-associated protein 6-like isoform X2: MLLELERECLEVYRRKVSEAGNTKARLHQSVMAKEAELAALMAALGELGFHSQTHMEKRSTSLKEQLASVTPLVEDLRSKKEERLKQFADIRAQIEKISGEISGYNHHTNTMIGCLTLEEQDLSLRNLNECQTHLRTLQKEKSERLNKVLEYVNEVHTLCGVLGLDFGQTVSDVHPSLHGTILEQSTNISNSTLEGLEHAILKLKTERKARILKLKSIGASLLELWKLMDTPKEDKSDFLRITSFLGTSELEVTEPDVLSTEMIEQASAEVERLGKLKASRMKELVMKKRAELEEICRIAHIEPDTNTAAEKSNALIDSGLVDPSELLANIEAQITKVKEEALNRKEIMDRIDRWLSACEEENWLEDYNRDENRYSAGRGAHINLKRAERARVTISKIPAIVDNLISRTLAWEKEKRMSFLYDGVSLVRILEDYKEARRQKEEEKKRYRDQKKLQDLLLTEKEAMYGSKPSPKRTNSFRKPNGYRANGNGSMTPTPRRNSVGGATPELLTPRSYSGRQNGYFKEMRRLSTAPLNFVAISKEDTMSYASICGSELGSPPRR, from the exons ATGTTGCTGGAGCTAGAGAGGGAGTGCTTAGAAGTCTATCGGAGAAAGGTGAGTGAGGCTGGCAATACCAAGGCACGACTTCATCAGTCTGTTATGGCAAAGGAAGCGGAGCTTGCAGCACTAATGGCTGCTCTTGGAGAACTTGGTTTTCATTCACAG ACTCATATGGAGAAAAGGTCAACTTCATTGAAAGAGCAACTTGCATCAGTCACACCACTGGTAGAAGATCTAAGATCGAAGAAAGAGGAACGGTTGAAGCAGTTTGCTGATATTAGGGCACAAATTGAAAAGATCAGCGGTGAGATTTCAGGATACAATCATCACACTAATACCATGATTGGTTGCTTGACTCTGGAGGAACAAGATTTGTCATTAAGAAATCTTAATGAATGTCAGACACATCTTCGGACTCTTCAAAAGGAGAAG TCTGAACGCCTTAATAAAGTTCTGGAATATGTGAATGAAGTGCATACTCTATGTGGTGTGCTTGGGCTAGATTTTGGCCAGACTGTGAGTGATGTGCATCCAAGCTTGCATGGAACAATCCTGGAGCAATCCACAAACATCAGCAATAGCACATTGGAAGGTCTAGAACATGCCATCCTTAAGttgaaaacagaaagaaaagcTCGAATTTTGAAG CTAAAAAGTATTGGAGCATCCCTATTGGAACTTTGGAAGTTGATGGACACACCGAAAGAAGATAAGAGTGATTTTCTAAGAATTACTTCTTTCCTTGGAACATCAGAATTAGAAGTTACAGAACCAGATGTCCTCTCGACGGAGATGATTGAGCAG GCCTCAGCAGAAGTGGAGAGGCTCGGTAAGCTAAAAGCTAGCAGAATGAAAGAACTTGTCATGAAAAAGAGGGCAGAATTGGAGGAGATATGCAGAATTGCTCATATTGAACCGGATACAAACACAGCTGCTGAGAAATCTAATGCATTGATTGATTCAG GTCTTGTGGATCCTTCTGAACTTCTAGCAAACATTGAAGCACAGATAACAAAAGTAAAAGAAGAAGCTTTGAATCGAAAAGAAATTATGGACAGGATAGACCGATGGCTTTCAGCATGTGAAGAGGAGAATTGGCTTGAAGATTATAATCGA GATGAGAATCGGTACAGCGCTGGTAGAGGTGCTCACATAAACCTTAAACGCGCAGAGCGAGCTCGAGTAACCATAAGCAAGATTCCAG CAATCGTTGACAATCTGATAAGCAGAACACTTGCCTGGGAAAAGGAGAAAAGGATGTCATTTCTTTATGATGGG GTTAGTTTGGTGAGAATACTGGAGGATTACAAAGAAGCCAGACGacagaaagaagaagagaagaaaagatacCGG GACCAGAAGAAGCTCCAAGATCTGCTCCTCACTGAGAAGGAAGCCATGTATGGGTCTAAACCTAGCCCGAAAAGAACCAATAGCTTTAGGAAGCCAAATGGTTATCGTGCAAATGGGAATGGATCCATGACACCTACACCTCGTCGGAACTCTGTTGGTGGTGCAACTCCTGAGCTCCTCACACCCCGTTCGTACTCTGGGCGCCAAAATGGATATTTCAAGGAAATGAGAAGGTTGTCTACTGCACCACTGAACTTTGTGGCCATATCAAAAGAAGATACAATGTCATATGCATCTATTTGTGGTTCTGAGCTAGGCTCACCTCCTCggagataa